The DNA window TGCTGTACCTTGCATCGCAAGAAACCAACTGCTATAGGTATTGTTACGTTTTATTTGCTGAAATTATATTGGATGTTCTTAATATCGAAACGGTTACAGTTCTTATATGGCTCACCTAAGCAATGGCTCACACCGGCCGTGCCACCGTGGTGCTGGCCAATTGGGGTGTTGTTGTGGTTAGGCGTTATTATAGCTTTAGTTGCTTGTAGAATTAGTTTCCAAGGTAGATTAGTCATATATTTCACTGGAAAATGAGTGAGAAGCTGTAGAAATTGGCAACCATTATGCAGAAACATGTACTCGTTTTTCTTTTGGCCAACAGGGCATCAGAGAAAACGAGGACCGAAGATCGACTATATACACGGAACAGCTTCTAATTTACAGCCTTCAGCGCCAAGAAACTCAATCCGATGCGCTTAATTGGCAGTCAGCTAAGTTTGTTTGGTCTAGAATAATTTTAGAAATCAAAACAACTCCGGAGAGTCGGAGACTGGAAGGAAGCATCGGACTCAAGTTGGTACGAGTGCTAATATCTGTGTCTTGATTCTGCCCATGCACatttgtatttctctgtaaatTCCAACGTTCTGGGGGCAGCGTGGATGCAGGCTTGTCGCTGCGTAATCTAATACTTGAGCAACAACAGCCGGAGGAAACTGTCGTTCAGTGCACGTCTGCTCACGGACAAGTGAAAAATATTCAGCATAATGCAGTTACGAATCCAGTTACAGGTAAGAGATGACCAAGTCAAAGTGAACACTAGCATTTTTCTCTACCGATGTAACTCGACACTAGCTCAGTTTACCTGTATCATGTGTACAGCCATCACGCATGCAGAGATGACCTCCGAAAGAATCTGAGCCTCATTTTTGTCAGCGTCGGTATGCAACTTCGGCGCAGATGAATCACTGGTCAAGTTGGGACCTGATGTGCCGGAACTTATCTGATTGCGTTGGCCCAAACTACCATTTACTTGCTCTTGAGACCTGTTCACAGGTAATCTAGACTCTGATGTGAAATGCTGGTTATCGATGGAATCTAGAGCCTCTCTTATCCCAACGTAAGCATCTTCCCCGCACTTCCCTGACGCCATTACCTGTAATGATAGCATCATTGTGttaccacactaactgcattcaatttcaataccgaagaaaacgaagaaagaaaaaagagcaACTGCTTGGATATTCCCCAGCGATGAAGAAAACTAATGTTTGGATTATCAGCCATTTGAAAAAATACGGTCCAAATGTGAAGACCAATATCGTACAAGCCCAAAATTACAACAAATCCAGTTACCTGAATAGCAGCATTAACCATCATATGTGCTTTCGATTTTGAAACTTCAACAATGTCAGCAACACTAGATCCTGACTCTTGAGAAATAGAGCTGTCGAAGGAACTCGGGTCACCATGGATGGTGGAATTGGCTGGTTGTTTCATCCAAGGAGGCAAGGAATTTGCAGGGTAAGTATTACGTTGCCTCAAATTAACCAAAGCTGAAGAAACCTGCATGTGGAAGTGATTATTTAGGGCCGCTACAAGGTCAGAGCAGAATATGGTATACCAAAAACAGATGTAAAGCATGATATAAATTCACGGAAGCCACATGCCTGGCCACTGGCTTCCTTTAGCTGTACAAGTACCATGGCGTAATGCTTCTTAAAAGGCTCGCTATCTTTTAAAGTGCATTCTCCACTGTTCTTGTTTTCCAAAATGTTATTATTTGTGTTCCTAAGCTCCATCAACAATGCCtcctaaaattcgaaaaacaaaagtgactCTTTCTGAGCATCGTTACAAATTCAAGGAAGTTTAGCAAAGAAGCTTGATGCTGAAAGATTCACAGGGATGGATAAAGACAACACGAAGACAGTTGACCAAAGTGGGAAAGGGCACCGACGACCATAATGAGGAAATTAGAAGACCTAAGGAGTTCAGGAGGGAGTGGCTTAAAGGTtggaaacagaaacaaaagttTTACATACATAACAGAAGACAGCTTTCAAGCTAACTGAATTTATGATAAGACAACGAAATGCATGCGTAATGCGGCATCAGGATGTTCACAATTTGACAATAAATACATCTATTAATCATCTTcaagggttaaaaaaaaaacacgattACCTTCTTATCAAGAGCACTATTCAACTCAGAAAGAGCTCGTATATCAGCTTCCCTTGCTTGATTATGTGCCACCACGATACCAGGTTGACTATATGCTGTCTGTTGTGCCCTACCAATATCAGCTGATGCTGCTTTTGGTTGTGCAGTTGTATGAATTGCATCCCACTGTacaaaattttaagaaaattagtTGATTACTCATGAAAACTAACTAGCATCCAGAATTTTGAGACTGATCTATGTTGCCTCAACATCCCCCCTATTATTCCTCTTTACAGACATGAAATGCAGTTCAACCATTAAGAAGAGTTCGTTCAacaatataagttttttttcccctttcttCCTAATCTATGCAGGAAAAGGTGCCTACTCAACATATTCACTGGGCGGGCCACTAAATGCCTGTTACCGGTAGAAGAAAGAGATTACCATTTAACCTATGGGCATTATGACGTTTGGTGCTTCCCAAGCGAAATTGTAGTAAAAAAGCCTGGTCATTGGGGGCTTAAGCTATGTTGTATGGTTAGGTGAAAAGGCAACTGCCCATTTCTCGAATTTATTACCTCCCGACCACACACTTTGGTTTCTAGAACCAGCATCCTCATACATTCATCAACCATAATTATAGGCCGTAAAATGTACAGAAAAtgttaatgaaaatgaaaagatAAAACTGAGGTCAAATGCAACATCTACAGCATGAAAAAAGACTTCCAGAATACAAGATAAGCAGTGGATTTTATGAACTGCaaagagttttaacaaaaaacaaattcacAATTTTGCTTTAGTAGAAATGCTGACCTTCTCCTGCTTTATGAAGGCATCCATGGGGCTAGTTGCTTTCACCAAATGTCCACTTGAAGCAAACATCATAGGCCCTCCAAAATTTAGATTTCCAATTTTATTTGGCTCCTTGGATGTACACGAGAATTTGTCAAAAGCAATATTCCGTTTCCTAAGAGCTTCTGGCATATTATCCAATGGGTTCGAAGGCATACAATCAACATCCTGCAAAGAAATTTTCTCATGTCATATCTCAAAATAAGTAGATGGATTTTCTTGATTTAGCATTCTGATTCACTAGCACTTGATAGCACATAAGAAAAGGAAACCAAAAGaataaaatatcaaattatCAAGCTGCATAGCGAACAGCAGGTGTCATCTGAAATCTTTTGGGTTCATCTTCTTTTATTAGTATATAATCAGTCTGTAACCTTTGAATGCATAACCTAAGGTTTTTATGGTTCGTGTAGCAGTCTTTATTTGAATCAATAGCCAcataattttatttcaatttctgaTAATAAAACAATTCAGTAAGAGCTAAACAGAAAACTTGAACATAATTCCCTAAAAGTAATAACTTGAGTGATATATCTGGTAGAACTCAATATTTAATTACAAACATAAGGTCAAGCATCTCAATCCAAGAGTTATGCACACAAATAATCCTCAGATAGGATGGTCGAGGGAAAACAGTTTACCTAGCATTGGTAACTATTTAACTCACTAAAGATCAAATAAGCTAGTTTTTGGTGTGTGAAGATGGGTGCAAGATTGTCAATAAGTAGTTTGTCGAAAATGAGACTAGAAAAAGTTTCCACGATGACAAACGAATACAAAATGGAAAGAATGACATGTAGACAAGTTAAAAGAATCCCCTACCATGACAAATTCAACTCCTATATCTGGACGGTCAAACTGAACCCTGCACTTATCATGATCAACGGTGAGCACACTTCCATCGTGAACTTCTCTTGTTTTAGGATGTAGAGCAATTACTCGTTGCCCAACTGATAAAGGTCTTGCTAAATCTGTTGGGAGTCCTTCCCTCACACCAGTACGAAGTTCAGCATAATGTTTCCTCACAGATTCCCGATATTGTTTAAGTTTCTCCCTTTCTTCATGTAGAAAGTGCTCAGAAAACCTCCGAGGTTTGCCAAGGGAACTGCAATGTAAAGAAAGCAATGCAACAATATTCAGTTAATATTTTCACAATTTACATACCATATTCTATCTACTTGAAATATGCACCTTCTAATGACACCCCATTCAACACGAGTTAGTCTCGGAATGTGTCCCAGTCCAACATGATTTAAGTACTCCTCAAACTCCCTTTTGGCAAACCAAGCGTAGTCAAGTGCGCTATAAAACCACTCAAAAGTGCACCATCTACGTAATAAATGTGATGACAAGCAACAAGAGATCTTCTCCTGCAAATTAATTATATGAGAATAGAATACTTTGGTTCTAAACATGgaaaaatttagagagaaaaataggaCATATGACTTTACCTTTAGATGGAGTGATCTGTCCTGCACTGAGTTTGAGCGTGTgttaagttgatttttcaattttttctcacAAGAATTCTCTTTGGGGTGCAATGTTCTGGGTATATACATTTTACGTCTACTTGTTCGTTTCGTTGGCAAATTAACTTGGCTTGACGTGGGCACTTGCGCGGTCGATCCCGTTAAATCAGTCAATGTTCGCCTATGATCGCTATTCAAAGATCCTTCCAGTGATTTGGCTGATTTCCATTGTTTCGAAGGAGTAGAGACTTGACCAGTGCGTTTTCCTTTAGTCACtggtttattttcttcttcaccAAAGCCCTACAACATATGGCATGGAAATGAAGTAAAACATAACTCAAACAAAATGACAGGTAAAGAATCATTTACTTCATTCAATATAATGTCCACCTCAAAAGATCCAGAATTTGAAGCCATaatgtatgtgtgtatatatcgTCCTAATGGAAATGGAATGTGACTGCATTTGGGGATAACACAAATACAATTGTATGTTTCAAAATATCCAACAAACTTACAACCCATTGATAAAATAGTACCAAACATAATACATTTATATACTGATTATATCCTTTTTTTCTCCTGGAATGGCTATATTGTTGTACCTTTATCATATGGATATCCATGCTTCATATATAACTCATAGCTACAAGACTTGGAATCCAAAAAGTAACCACAAAATATGGGCTCTCTACGGAagacaattaaaaaaatgttcaaatatgaagaaaaaggaTCTGCAATACATACCTCAGTCTTTGAAGGTTCATTCATATCCATATGAGCATCAGCATTTGATATCTGAAACGTGAACAAGAATTGCTGTCATCACCAAATTAAAGGTAAGAGAGATTCTAAGAGAGTTAAGTTTACATTGATAATCAACCTTCATTGCTATGTTTACCTTTGGTACCAAAGACTTCCGTTTCCTTTTCAATATCTTGGTGGTAGACTGAGATTGTTGTTCCGATTCTGAGACAGTATTAATATCAATTGCCGGATCCCTCCCAACTTTGGACTTTTTGGAATTGGTACCCTCAACTCCAGAAATTGTGCAAGGCACTCTATGTTTTGCACTGGGgagtttatttttctttctaaattggCTTGTAGATGTGGTTTCAGGTACACTAAATTTATCTTCCGCATCTACGTTTGCTCCTCCATCTTTCAACTGGACAGACGATCCTATATCCAACAAATACGGATAACATCATACCTTAAGAGAAAATATTTGATCATTTAACCATGCATAATAGATGTGAAAAATTAGCAATTGCAACCAGATAAAAACATGAATCCCGAGAACAAAGTGCAGTTCAAAACGCTGcactaaactattatttcatgAATTCATCTATAgtcattttcttcaaatttatcCATCCTCTCAAAATTGTAAATGTAAAATGCGAATGGATGTCTCACTAAAGTTATTAAGTTATACCTGGTGATCTATTTTCCCTATGTATAGATAAAATGTCTCACTAAAAATTAACAACACCCATCCAGGAAATTTTCTAAGCAACAATCTACATACCAGATTCCATTGATTCTGGCATCATCAGAGACAAATCAGCTAAAGTTTGCAGAGCATCCAAGCATGAACTTTTATCTGCAAGAAGAATAATTGCAATATCAATATATCGTTACAAGACATATAAAGCAACTCTCAATACAAATAGCTCAAGATATATAGTTCATGGtactaaaaatatttataaaaaaagcaAGCAATTGAtggaattcaaaattaaaatggtTATTAAAGGTGTCTGTGCAATTAGGTATTTGTATGCCCCTGATTGTGATATTAATATGCATAAATAATCAGCGCAAATAAAAGGTAAATGTACAAAAGTATGGTTGGATTCAGTGTTTGTCCTCTAGGTTCTAAAATAATCTCCACAATCAGCACAATTAATACATAAATGTACAGCAATGTGACTGAATTGTACTTCAACAACCACTACTTGTCATAAGTTCAAATAATAAGCACTTACGTTCCCTTTTTATCGAGTTCCTGTATATGGCAGTGTCTCCTAACAAGTTAAGTTCATTACAGACTTCAAATagaaaagaacaaaacaaaattccacaacaaagaaaaaacatattccagaaaataaaagataacaTCACACCATTTACTTCAATTTTCAATtgcatgaaaagaaaaagaagaagaaagtaacAATTAAATAGTCATTATTCTGTCCCGGAATGCCAACAATATATGATGCGCATAAGCAAAATTACCTCCAAAATAAAGTTTTTTGCTCTTCGTCCATTGACCTTGTGGAGAAAGTTGTTCCCCTTTTGTATTTGAAACTTCAATATCAGCTGTTGCCCTAGAACTTAGATTAGGTACTTCTTCAGTGCCACTGCATGCTTCACCGCCATCATCAAACTGATGATTCCCACTGTGTTTaactttccctttctttttataCAACTTCTTTCCCTTTGAAGGCATTTCTACTGTACCTACACATTCTAACAAATCTCTGGGATAGTCTCCTGTTTCGGCCCCACCACTTCCTATACTACCTTCCAACCAGTCTTCGTCCATTGAAGCACGACGAAGGTTGGCAAGTGCTTTCCCTGGTGGTGGATGCTATATTACATAAACAAAAGAGAATCAAATAATAAACCTCTATGAATAAGACAACAAATGTAGGGCCAGAACAAGTGAACCCATATTATGTACCATTCTTTCTGAGCTCTGAACAGAAGAAGATTTTAAATGCACAGGTCTTCTGTATGGCGTTTGAGAAACTTGGGGAGAGCCTCCTCTTTGCGAAGCTTGAGTCAATAACGCTACCACATGCGAAACATCATCATCATTGTCTCCCTCTGACTTCCGAccctttttaattggaaaaataTAAGCTTCCTTATCATCTTTCTTATGCGGATATGAAACTGGGATGCGAGGCGTCCTCTTCCCAACTACACGAGGCTGGTCACCTGATTAAAATTTGAAGTCAAAATAACAGAAAGCAAGCTTCAAATGataatcatttttcaatttatttataccatcagaaaatatattcaagacAGTTCCATGATCATATAATGACAAAAAACAAGAATATATGAACTAACACTGCAACCGGCTACATGCATGTAAACATTttctaattgtttttaatttctgTGGATTCTCATAAGCACTGAAAACCCATCGCCTTCCAAAGAATAAATATACTCTACTACTACACTGAAATTTAGGTTTCCAACATGGAAAAGAAATCCTAAACAAatatgactacattagtcacagtcaaaatcaatcaatcacTGAACCCAATGGAGCATCATTGGGTAGCGATAGGAAGACCTTCCAACCTATAAAAAGAAGTCCCAACCCTCACTCTCCCCCaccaaaacaaggaaaaaaacAGTTCTTCCAAATTCACCTGAAGCACTAAAAGAAAATCTAATATTCATTTACCATGGTAATCTACCATACAAAATTACttccttttcattctttttctccTTCCACTGAGATATACGCTAACATCTACACACACCAACTCTCTTTGTCAATTTCCCATTTGATATTATGGACACTCTGTGGTATCACAGATCCAACAAACCAAACTTCTTATGTTATATTTCTTATTCCTTATCAACTTTAACTCTGCAACCAGCATATTAATCCTCAGCCATTCAAATGTAAAGGATATGAGGTAAAAGAACAATTAGTacaaagaaataaataatatgGTTGATGCCCCAGTATGATGTTGTTCATCACATAAAGTATCATACCATCAAGCTTTCTCCTTTTTACTAATGACAGGCATCCTTCAAGCGATGCACTTGGATGAGAGTGGAAAACATCTTTCGAGACACTGGGCTGATCTTTCCCAAGCTTGCGTTTCTGTGGTTTTCGAGAAAATCCTAAAGCATCATTGCTCTCTCTTTCACTATCGCTGCCTTCCTGTCAATTTAGAGGTAAGAAATTGAGTTACAAAGAGATGCCTGATGAGTAGAAATATTCAAGTTCATACTAATATAGCACATACAAGACTATATAatgtgaaggaaaaaaaatggatagCTTTAATGACATTCATTCTTTTACGCGTACTGTGACATTGTTAGTAAACTTAAGAGCCCATGATGTGCTTCAAACCATATCAACAGTGACCCTCAGGTAGTAGTTTTGGAAATTAGAATACCATCTCCAAGTAAAAACCCAAACATATTCCAAATAATGTTTTAAATCCAAAACCAGGGGACAAACTTGAAAGAGTACTCCAGTCTCACCATAACACTATAGTGATCTGTCATCATTGCTTTAAGGCCAACTACAGAAGCTGTCCCCTCTGGCAATGACAAATACGCCTGAAATCAGAAGCATAAACAATTCATATTGTCAGAAATGGTAAAAGACCACCTTATAATGAAAGTTTAATGATAAGGTTGAGGTAGTATCATGGAACACACATACTCGGTTCATATTGTAAAGAGCCTCCACCATCTCAATGCTTCTGTTGCGCACTGCAGCAGCCACCTAGAAATCCACAGAAATCAAATATCTAAAAGATAAGGGAATAAAGAAAACATAAAGTGCATAAAAGAACAATTCATTTTAGCATAAACTACTATTAGTGCAACATTAAAGTAGGCAAAATGAAATTTGCTTACAATATGCTTCACCAAGTACTGTGCAATTAGCATAAAGCTGATATATGGCAGTAGCACCACCAAACAGCTTTAGTTGTCAACAAAATTTCCAAAGGCAAATTGAACCAGGAAACCAAATACGAGCATACCTTCCTCCAATCTTTCCCATATTTTCTGTATGCATCATAAAAACACTGAAGCTCTCCATTGCTCCACAGCGGTCCCAACTTATCAGACAACTTTCTCTTCTAtgcaaaaaaattgaacaaacaaAACATCAGTTAAGAATTTATGTAAGTAGTCTTCACAAATCCCgaaatgaaaaataaacaaagaaacCATGAGTTACCCGTTGCTTCTTTTTGTTTGACCCTCCGCCATATTTCTCCTGAGATGCCTCATTTACAGTTGCATACCGCTTTACACCTTTGGCTTTTCTTGTTGGGGCCATGGCAAGGTTCGCGTATCTGAAGCACATAACAAAAGTTAGAGAACTGTTTTTGTGCCACTGATTTAAACCATCTCCTACCCAGTGACACCAACTACAGTTCGACACTCAACTAAGCGCAACACTACCACAATCAAAAATCTAAAACAGTATGTTTTCtcttcaagaacaagccaaAACAGAAAAACCCATTTTTCTCTGAAACAAATTAAGACCCAAAACAGAAAAACCCAAAGCAGGAGATCGAACGAGCATCAAACCACAAGGTACAACcacttcaaaaaaattaaaaatccctTTCCTTTTTCATTACAAGTGATGAGGAACACAAACAATTTACAAAATAAACACCTTCCCCTTTGCTTGTCATCATTTTCTCATAGAAAACTAAATTTTTGAAAACCAAACAGTCtgcaaaattcaaattcaacctCAAGCACAACCCAAACACCAAATTCAGATACGAAAAaaccctcaattcctcaaaagCCCATCACATTTCGAGATCGACTCCCAAAATTCAAAAACCCCCTCCACAATCACTGAAACCTACAATACTCGTTCAAAAGAACCGCTTCCCACCACCACTCCTAAATCAGCAAAAATTCAGAGTCATTCTCAAAGCATTAATtcccaaatttcaaattattCAGAGCCGATGACTCTTTTCTAAACCCTAAAAATCACAGATCGGAGGTGTACTTACTCTTCGTAAAGTTTATGAAGTCCGGAATTCAACCATAAAAAAGAGGACAGCAGCGAGGgcgttctagagagagaaagtggtccggaggaggaggagagagagagagagagagtgcgtggtgtagagagagaatgagatagAGAGGAGGCGTTGCCGCGAAACTTGAATATAAAGGTGAGAATGCAGAGCCAATGAaaactttttgtatttttttaatttttttgaatttatttttcattagaGTTTCACAGAGCGTGTAGAAGATGAGGGCAAAGGAGGGAGAGTACGGAGCTTCTATTTGTGGGGTGGTGATCGCCGTACACGTGGAGACGGTGAGGTATCTGGACGGTCTGAGGTCAGTGTGGTGTTTGGTGTCTGTACGAATGAGTACAGGGGATTGGATTTGAAATATTCTGAATGCGTGGTTTATCAAATTCTAGTGAAAATTAAAAGAGAGctgttattagcattccaaaaatctcattctatactcctcacaattgtatttttttttaagggaaattttatttgaacccatataacctctttctacacctAACTTACTATTtacacccatattatttttaattaaagaatcaatctctttttaaacccaaatttactatCTAAACAACCCTCACAAACTCAATTCAATATATAAAAATTCATCTTTACACCCTtttagaaagcaaaagcaagaggAGGTCATTGATCACTTCGTGAAGCAAGCCTCATCACTCGATGTCACAAAAGTCACCTCCCACCCTGCCCTTTTTGCCTTTTCGGA is part of the Malus domestica chromosome 12, GDT2T_hap1 genome and encodes:
- the LOC103451317 gene encoding protein ALWAYS EARLY 2-like isoform X2, which translates into the protein MAPTRKAKGVKRYATVNEASQEKYGGGSNKKKQRRKLSDKLGPLWSNGELQCFYDAYRKYGKDWRKVAAAVRNRSIEMVEALYNMNRAYLSLPEGTASVVGLKAMMTDHYSVMEGSDSERESNDALGFSRKPQKRKLGKDQPSVSKDVFHSHPSASLEGCLSLVKRRKLDGDQPRVVGKRTPRIPVSYPHKKDDKEAYIFPIKKGRKSEGDNDDDVSHVVALLTQASQRGGSPQVSQTPYRRPVHLKSSSVQSSERMHPPPGKALANLRRASMDEDWLEGSIGSGGAETGDYPRDLLECVGTVEMPSKGKKLYKKKGKVKHSGNHQFDDGGEACSGTEEVPNLSSRATADIEVSNTKGEQLSPQGQWTKSKKLYFGDKSSCLDALQTLADLSLMMPESMESGSSVQLKDGGANVDAEDKFSVPETTSTSQFRKKNKLPSAKHRVPCTISGVEGTNSKKSKVGRDPAIDINTVSESEQQSQSTTKILKRKRKSLVPKISNADAHMDMNEPSKTEGFGEEENKPVTKGKRTGQVSTPSKQWKSAKSLEGSLNSDHRRTLTDLTGSTAQVPTSSQVNLPTKRTSRRKMYIPRTLHPKENSCEKKLKNQLNTRSNSVQDRSLHLKEKISCCLSSHLLRRWCTFEWFYSALDYAWFAKREFEEYLNHVGLGHIPRLTRVEWGVIRSSLGKPRRFSEHFLHEEREKLKQYRESVRKHYAELRTGVREGLPTDLARPLSVGQRVIALHPKTREVHDGSVLTVDHDKCRVQFDRPDIGVEFVMDVDCMPSNPLDNMPEALRKRNIAFDKFSCTSKEPNKIGNLNFGGPMMFASSGHLVKATSPMDAFIKQEKWDAIHTTAQPKAASADIGRAQQTAYSQPGIVVAHNQAREADIRALSELNSALDKKEALLMELRNTNNNILENKNSGECTLKDSEPFKKHYAMVLVQLKEASGQVSSALVNLRQRNTYPANSLPPWMKQPANSTIHGDPSSFDSSISQESGSSVADIVEVSKSKAHMMVNAAIQVMASGKCGEDAYVGIREALDSIDNQHFTSESRLPVNRSQEQVNGSLGQRNQISSGTSGPNLTSDSSAPKLHTDADKNEAQILSEVISACVMAVHMIQTCTERQFPPAVVAQVLDYAATSLHPRCPQNVGIYREIQMCMGRIKTQILALVPT
- the LOC103451317 gene encoding protein ALWAYS EARLY 2-like isoform X6 produces the protein MAPTRKAKGVKRYATVNEASQEKYGGGSNKKKQRRKLSDKLGPLWSNGELQCFYDAYRKYGKDWRKVAAAVRNRSIEMVEALYNMNRAYLSLPEGTASVVGLKAMMTDHYSVMEGSDSERESNDALGFSRKPQKRKLGKDQPSVSKDVFHSHPSASLEGCLSLVKRRKLDGDQPRVVGKRTPRIPVSYPHKKDDKEAYIFPIKKGRKSEGDNDDDVSHVVALLTQASQRGGSPQVSQTPYRRPVHLKSSSVQSSERMHPPPGKALANLRRASMDEDWLEGSIGSGGAETGDYPRDLLECVGTVEMPSKGKKLYKKKGKVKHSGNHQFDDGGEACSGTEEVPNLSSRATADIEVSNTKGEQLSPQGQWTKSKKLYFGDKSSCLDALQTLADLSLMMPESMESGSSVQLKDGGANVDAEDKFSVPETTSTSQFRKKNKLPSAKHRVPCTISGVEGTNSKKSKVGRDPAIDINTVSESEQQSQSTTKILKRKRKSLVPKISNADAHMDMNEPSKTEGFGEEENKPVTKGKRTGQVSTPSKQWKSAKSLEGSLNSDHRRTLTDLTGSTAQVPTSSQVNLPTKRTSRRKMYIPRTLHPKENSCEKKLKNQLNTRSNSVQDRSLHLKEKISCCLSSHLLRRWCTFEWFYSALDYAWFAKREFEEYLNHVGLGHIPRLTRVEWGVIRSSLGKPRRFSEHFLHEEREKLKQYRESVRKHYAELRTGVREGLPTDLARPLSVGQRVIALHPKTREVHDGSVLTVDHDKCRVQFDRPDIGVEFVMDVDCMPSNPLDNMPEALRKRNIAFDKFSCTSKEPNKIGNLNFGGPMMFASSGHLVKATSPMDAFIKQEKWDAIHTTAQPKAASADIGRAQQTAYSQPGIVVAHNQAREADIRALSELNSALDKKVSSALVNLRQRNTYPANSLPPWMKQPANSTIHGDPSSFDSSISQESGSSVADIVEVSKSKAHMMVNAAIQVMASGKCGEDAYVGIREALDSIDNQHFTSESRLPVNRSQEQVNGSLGQRNQISSGTSGPNLTSDSSAPKLHTDADKNEAQILSEVISACVMAVHMIQTCTERQFPPAVVAQVLDYAATSLHPRCPQNVGIYREIQMCMGRIKTQILALVPT